In Thermodesulfobacteriota bacterium, a single genomic region encodes these proteins:
- a CDS encoding phosphate ABC transporter substrate-binding protein, with translation MSKTRLLKSSLIACFTVFVLTIAGNFAIAAETLQVDSAIPAYSKTSGVSGNINSIGSDTMNNLMTLWCEGFTKDYPNVKCQIEGKGSSTAPPALIEGTAQFGPMSRPMKDKEIDEFEKKFGYKPTEVATSIDALAVFVNKNNPLDCLTMEQVDAIFSKNRACGGTEDITTWGQLGLTGEWANMPISLYGRNSASGTYGFFKEHTLCKGDYKDSVKEQPGSASVVQGVTEDKGAIGYSGIGYVTSGVKALKLGKKPGECAEPILDNIVSGTYPLGRYLYLYVNKKPNEALDPLRLEFLKFVLSQEGQQVVIKDGYMPLPATVDSEQMKVIAN, from the coding sequence ATGAGTAAAACTAGACTTCTTAAAAGCAGCTTAATTGCTTGCTTTACTGTATTTGTTTTAACGATTGCCGGAAATTTCGCAATCGCAGCCGAGACGTTGCAGGTCGATTCGGCCATACCCGCATATTCGAAGACGAGCGGGGTTTCGGGGAACATCAACAGCATTGGCTCGGACACGATGAACAACCTCATGACCCTCTGGTGCGAGGGGTTCACAAAGGATTACCCCAACGTAAAATGCCAGATCGAGGGAAAGGGCTCGAGCACCGCACCTCCGGCCCTCATCGAGGGGACAGCCCAGTTCGGACCCATGTCCCGCCCGATGAAGGATAAAGAGATAGACGAATTCGAGAAAAAGTTCGGTTACAAGCCCACTGAGGTTGCTACTTCGATCGACGCGCTAGCCGTATTCGTCAACAAGAATAACCCGCTCGATTGCCTGACCATGGAGCAGGTGGACGCGATATTCTCCAAGAACAGGGCATGCGGAGGCACGGAAGACATCACGACTTGGGGTCAGCTCGGCCTTACGGGCGAGTGGGCCAACATGCCGATAAGCCTTTACGGCAGAAACTCCGCCTCAGGGACCTACGGCTTTTTTAAAGAGCATACGCTCTGCAAGGGCGACTACAAAGACTCCGTTAAGGAACAGCCGGGCTCCGCTTCGGTCGTTCAGGGCGTAACTGAAGACAAGGGCGCTATCGGATACAGCGGCATCGGTTACGTGACGTCGGGCGTCAAGGCGCTCAAGCTCGGAAAGAAGCCCGGTGAGTGCGCTGAGCCCATCCTCGACAATATCGTCAGCGGAACTTATCCCCTCGGAAGGTATCTATATCTATATGTCAACAAGAAGCCGAACGAGGCACTCGATCCGCTCCGCCTGGAGTTCCTGAAATTCGTACTCAGCCAGGAAGGACAGCAGGTAGTAATCAAGGACGGTTATATGCCGCTCCCCGCAACGGTTGACTCCGAGCAGATGAAAGTCATCGCTAACTGA
- the hisC gene encoding histidinol-phosphate transaminase has protein sequence MIKPNPFVSDLIPYVPGKPVEELERELGITGAIKIASNENPVGPSPLALSAAVKALGNIHRYPDGDAFYLKHKLAGVLDTKPERLIFGNGSNDVLDIAARTFLSPGDEAVMGEFAFIVYPIVTQAVGAKAVISPMPDYKHNLKDMFSRITPRTKAVFIANPNNPTGTMVKREELEWFLDNVGEDILVVIDEAYFEYVEDHEYPDSLRYRHTGKSILTVRTFSKIYGLAGLRLGYGVADEGMISAMQRARHPFNTSSIAQEAAIAALDDHGHVKRSRDVNREGLGYLKDELGRLGISYTPTYTNFILIDLKKDPMPLYNALLREGVIVRPVGGYGLKTHLRVTIGLPDENERFVSAMKKVTGK, from the coding sequence TTGATAAAACCCAATCCATTTGTAAGTGACCTCATACCTTACGTACCCGGAAAGCCCGTCGAAGAGCTCGAAAGGGAGCTCGGGATAACTGGCGCGATAAAGATCGCGTCTAACGAAAACCCTGTCGGCCCGTCGCCCCTTGCATTGAGCGCGGCCGTAAAGGCGCTCGGCAACATTCACCGCTACCCGGACGGGGACGCATTTTACCTCAAACACAAACTTGCGGGCGTCCTCGATACGAAACCCGAGAGGCTTATATTCGGGAACGGGTCGAACGATGTGCTCGACATCGCAGCCAGGACGTTCCTCTCCCCGGGGGACGAGGCCGTCATGGGGGAGTTCGCGTTCATCGTGTACCCGATTGTGACCCAGGCGGTCGGAGCGAAGGCCGTAATATCCCCCATGCCCGACTACAAACATAATCTCAAGGACATGTTCTCGCGCATAACCCCCCGGACGAAGGCGGTATTCATCGCGAACCCCAATAATCCGACGGGCACGATGGTTAAGAGGGAAGAGCTCGAATGGTTTCTGGATAATGTCGGCGAGGACATACTCGTCGTCATAGACGAGGCCTACTTCGAGTATGTGGAAGACCACGAATACCCTGATTCCCTGCGATATCGGCATACTGGTAAATCCATACTCACTGTGAGGACGTTTTCCAAGATATACGGGCTTGCGGGCCTGAGGCTCGGTTACGGTGTCGCAGACGAAGGGATGATTTCGGCCATGCAGAGGGCGAGACACCCGTTCAATACGAGCTCCATCGCCCAGGAGGCCGCGATCGCCGCGCTCGACGACCATGGGCACGTGAAGAGGTCGAGAGATGTAAACAGGGAGGGGCTCGGGTATCTTAAAGACGAGCTCGGCAGGCTCGGAATAAGCTATACGCCCACTTATACCAATTTTATTCTTATCGATCTCAAAAAAGACCCCATGCCCCTCTATAATGCGCTTCTCAGGGAAGGGGTGATTGTGAGACCGGTCGGGGGCTACGGGCTGAAGACACACCTCCGCGTGACTATAGGGCTTCCCGATGAGAACGAGAGGTTCGTTAGTGCGATGAAGAAGGTCACAGGCAAATGA
- a CDS encoding prephenate dehydrogenase/arogenate dehydrogenase family protein, whose product MKKKEFDKVTVIGLGLIGGSLAWALKRSKRVRNVFGVDTDEETLGYALEKQIIDEGSVDLAEGAAGAEIVVIATHVGAIVKTAKSLIPLLSEGTIITDVGSVKGKIVREIEKIMPPHLHFLGGHPIAGTENSGIANADPRLFKGRRFILTPTEKTALVVKSRIATLWELVGSEVHEMDIDAHDRVFGFVSHLPHVLAYSLIDAILSTGEQDTLLSFAGGGLRDYTRVAASSPAMWCEILIANKENVLKAVKEFKSSLDKMENALANEDSDSLIDMLVKASDARRKT is encoded by the coding sequence ATGAAGAAGAAGGAATTCGATAAAGTCACGGTAATAGGCCTCGGTCTCATAGGCGGCTCGCTCGCCTGGGCCCTCAAACGTTCAAAGCGGGTTAGGAATGTCTTTGGCGTAGATACGGATGAAGAGACTCTGGGATACGCGCTCGAGAAGCAGATAATCGACGAAGGGTCGGTCGACTTAGCTGAGGGTGCCGCCGGGGCTGAGATCGTGGTAATTGCCACACACGTCGGCGCTATTGTAAAAACAGCAAAGTCCCTCATCCCGCTTTTATCAGAGGGCACGATCATCACGGATGTCGGAAGCGTAAAGGGAAAAATCGTAAGAGAGATAGAGAAGATCATGCCTCCGCATCTCCACTTTCTCGGAGGGCATCCCATAGCCGGCACCGAGAATTCGGGGATTGCGAACGCGGACCCACGGCTCTTCAAGGGAAGGAGGTTTATTCTAACTCCTACCGAAAAAACCGCGCTCGTGGTAAAGAGCAGAATAGCAACCCTGTGGGAATTGGTCGGGAGCGAGGTGCACGAGATGGACATCGACGCGCACGACCGGGTTTTCGGCTTCGTGAGCCACCTCCCCCATGTCCTCGCCTATTCCCTCATCGACGCCATATTGTCGACAGGGGAACAGGACACGCTCCTGAGCTTCGCCGGGGGCGGCCTCCGGGATTACACGAGGGTCGCCGCGAGCTCTCCCGCGATGTGGTGTGAAATATTGATAGCAAACAAAGAGAACGTCCTTAAAGCCGTAAAGGAGTTCAAGAGCTCGCTCGATAAGATGGAGAATGCGCTTGCAAATGAAGATTCGGACTCATTAATAGACATGCTTGTAAAAGCATCCGATGCCAGAAGGAAAACGTGA
- a CDS encoding gluconokinase, with translation MILIVMGVAGAGKTTVGKLLAEKLGWEFYDADDFHPESNVEKMRQGLSLTDDDRRPWLEELRRIIDGQPGPAVIACSALKQSYRDYLSDGNKEVTFVYLKGSDELIRRRLEGREGHFADARILGDQLQTLEEPENVLTESADREPESIAEDIIGKLNLR, from the coding sequence ATGATTCTGATAGTCATGGGCGTGGCGGGGGCCGGAAAGACGACTGTAGGGAAGCTTCTCGCGGAAAAGCTCGGATGGGAGTTCTACGATGCGGATGACTTCCATCCAGAAAGCAACGTCGAGAAAATGAGACAGGGCCTCTCCTTGACCGATGACGACAGGCGTCCCTGGCTCGAAGAGCTCCGCCGCATAATCGACGGGCAACCGGGTCCGGCCGTCATCGCCTGCTCGGCCCTTAAACAGTCTTACAGGGATTACTTAAGCGATGGTAATAAAGAGGTCACGTTCGTTTATCTGAAAGGGAGCGATGAGCTAATACGTCGGAGGCTCGAAGGCAGGGAGGGCCATTTTGCGGACGCCCGCATTTTGGGGGACCAGCTTCAAACACTGGAAGAGCCTGAGAACGTGCTCACCGAGAGTGCGGATCGGGAACCGGAATCTATTGCAGAAGATATAATCGGTAAGCTCAATTTGCGTTGA